TGGTTCATCTTCTGTAAAAAGTCTTACAGTAAATGATAATGCACCTGGCACAATGGTGGTAGCAATCGAAGCAAGCCCGAATGATAAAATTTACAAAACTACTGATTATGGACAGACCTGGGTTCTAACAAACGATGAAGGGCAAATGTCTTATTTTGGAATACCTGTAAGCCAAGATCCTTCTCATCCAGATACTCTTTATACAATGGTCAACACAAACTTTAAACGCTCAACCGATTTTGGCAGCACTTGGTCAACCATCTCCAGCAGTTTTGGGCCATTAAATGCACCATGCGATATCGAAGTTTTTCCAGATACTTCAATCATACTAATCGGCGATAATGGAACAGGAATATTTAAAAGTACTGATTATGGTTTAACTTGGTCGCAGAGATACACAACATCCGGCGAAATCCCAACAGTATCAGTTGATTTTACTCATCCAGGGGTTGCGTGGGCAACTAAATGGAGCGGTGGCGGAGGAATGTTAAAATCAACTGATTATGGACAGACTTGGAATTTAGTTTCTTACTTTGGAAGTATTAATATGTGGGGTGTCCATATTCAACCGACTGACGGAAATATTATTTTATCGAACAGTTATTCAACTTCTCCAGGAAGCTGGAGATCTACAGATGCAGGTACAACTTGGAATCCAATTAACATCCCGTCAACTGGTTATCAAGTATTTACAGTTGATTCTATGACACAGTTTGCAGCACAGGGCGGTGGTTTTTATAAACTTAATTCCCCATTCTTCATCCCTGTGGAACTTACTTCATTCAGTGCATCTTTAATTAATGACAATATTGTATTAAAATGGACTACGGCCACTGAACTTAACAATTCAGGATTTGAAATTGAAAAAAGTAACAACAATAAGGATTTTGAAAAAATAGGATTTGTTCCTGGGTATGGCACAACTACGGAAAGCAAAAGTTACAGTTATTCAACGTCTAAAAAAGATTCAAAACAATATTTTAGATTAAAGCAAGTTGATTTTAATGGAGCTTTTGAATATTCATCATCAGTTGAAGTTGAAGGAATTACACCAACAATATTTTCTCTGAAACAAAATTATCCGAATCCATTCAATCCAACTACAAAAATTGGATTTACACTTCCTACTGAAAGTAATGTTAAGATTAGTATATATAATTTAATCGGACAAAAAGTTGATGAGATAGTAAACTCTAAATTCTCAGCGGGAAATCATTCCGTAGCTTTTAATGCGGATAATCTTTCAAGTGGAATTTATCTTTACAAGATTGAAGCAGGAAATTTCACTTCAGTTAAAAAGATGCAATTAATGAAATAGTAATTTTTATTTATCTAATTATTAAAAGGATTTAAATCTTTATTGGTTTAAATCCTTTTTCTTTATTAATCTCTGCATTATTTTTCGTCTACCAATCCTTAAGGAAAGACATGAAAAATTTATTATCTGTTCTAATATCAATCTTAATCATTTCATCAATATCAGCACAAACTATGAAAACAGCCTTTATAAATGGAAAAATTTACACTGTAAATGAAAATCAACCTATTGCGCAAGCCGTTGTTGTTGATGGAAACAAAATTGTATTCGTTGGATCGGATGAGGATGCTAGAAATATCATCGATTCTCAAACAGAAATAATTAATCTTAACGGCAAACTAATGCTGCCGGGATTTATTGATAATCATGTGCATTTTTTAAGCGGTGGATTTTATTTACTAGGTATAGATTTACGTCCAGCGAATTCCACAATGGAGTTTAAAAAGATTCTGAAAGATTATGTAGAAAAATATCCGAACAAATGGATTACGGGCGGTTATTGGGATCATGAAAAATGGGAAACAAAAGAACTTCCAACAAAAGAAATGATTGATGAAATATCTCCGAACACTCCTATTTTTGTTGAAAGATTAGATGGTCATATGGGTTTAGCAAATTCGAATGTATTAAAATTAGCTGGAATTACTAAGGATACTGAAAGTCCTGATGGTGGACTCATTGTCAAAGATCCTAAAACCGGGGAGCCAACCGGTGTGTTAAAAGACAATGCTATGAATTTTGTTTATAATATTATTCCCGCTGCATCAGCAGAAGAAAATTATGATGCCGCAATTGCTGCTCTTGAAGAATCAAAACAATTAGGTATTACAAGTGTTCAGGATATCACATTTGAGGATGCTTTTACTACATTCAAAAAGTTACGCGAAGAAAATAAACTAACTTGTAGAATTTATACTCGCTGGCCAATAGTGGATTATAAAAGCCTTGTAGATAAAAATATAAAAATTGGTTTTGGTGATAATTATATAAGAATGGGTTCTCTCAAATCATTTGCTGATGGTTCTCTCGGTTCAAGTACAGCATGGTTTTTTGAAAAATATAATCAAGACACAACAACTTTTGGTTTACCAATGGATATTATAACCAACGGCGATATGGAAAAATGGTGTATTGACGCTGATAAAAATCATTTACAGCTTTCAGTTCATGCTATTGGTGATAGAGCTAATTCATGGATGCTTGATCTATTTGGAAAAATTTCTAAAGAAAACCCAGTATGGGATCGAAGATTTAGACTTGAACATGCCCAGCATGTTAGATTTGAAGACATTCCTCGATTTACAAATCTTGGTGTGATCGCATCCGTTCAACCATATCACTGTATTGATGATGGTGTATGGGCAGAAAAAAGAATAGGGCCGGATCGTATAAAATATACTTATCCATTTAAATCTTTTTTAGATGCCGGGGTAAAAGTTTGTTTTGGAACCGATTGGTTTGTTGCACCACTTAATCCGCTACTAGGGCTATACGCAGCCGTTACACGCAGAACTCTTGATAATAAAAATCCAGATGGTTGGATACCAGAACAAAAGATTTCAATTGAAGATGCAATTAAATGTTACACAATAAATTCCGCTTATGCTTCCTTTGAGGAAAACATAAAAGGCAGTATCGAAGTTGGAAAGTTAGCAGATCTAATTGTATTGAGTGATGATATTCTCACAATTGATCCGATTAAAATAAAAGATGCAATAGTTGAGATGACCGT
The window above is part of the Ignavibacteriales bacterium genome. Proteins encoded here:
- a CDS encoding T9SS type A sorting domain-containing protein, with amino-acid sequence MKFFYTLFIVFTVTILTFSQAYVWELKQSGSSLGGPIDVEQYNSDNVYYGSGNKVYRSIDRGNTFQQMGNLIPGSSSVKSLTVNDNAPGTMVVAIEASPNDKIYKTTDYGQTWVLTNDEGQMSYFGIPVSQDPSHPDTLYTMVNTNFKRSTDFGSTWSTISSSFGPLNAPCDIEVFPDTSIILIGDNGTGIFKSTDYGLTWSQRYTTSGEIPTVSVDFTHPGVAWATKWSGGGGMLKSTDYGQTWNLVSYFGSINMWGVHIQPTDGNIILSNSYSTSPGSWRSTDAGTTWNPINIPSTGYQVFTVDSMTQFAAQGGGFYKLNSPFFIPVELTSFSASLINDNIVLKWTTATELNNSGFEIEKSNNNKDFEKIGFVPGYGTTTESKSYSYSTSKKDSKQYFRLKQVDFNGAFEYSSSVEVEGITPTIFSLKQNYPNPFNPTTKIGFTLPTESNVKISIYNLIGQKVDEIVNSKFSAGNHSVAFNADNLSSGIYLYKIEAGNFTSVKKMQLMK
- a CDS encoding amidohydrolase — its product is MKNLLSVLISILIISSISAQTMKTAFINGKIYTVNENQPIAQAVVVDGNKIVFVGSDEDARNIIDSQTEIINLNGKLMLPGFIDNHVHFLSGGFYLLGIDLRPANSTMEFKKILKDYVEKYPNKWITGGYWDHEKWETKELPTKEMIDEISPNTPIFVERLDGHMGLANSNVLKLAGITKDTESPDGGLIVKDPKTGEPTGVLKDNAMNFVYNIIPAASAEENYDAAIAALEESKQLGITSVQDITFEDAFTTFKKLREENKLTCRIYTRWPIVDYKSLVDKNIKIGFGDNYIRMGSLKSFADGSLGSSTAWFFEKYNQDTTTFGLPMDIITNGDMEKWCIDADKNHLQLSVHAIGDRANSWMLDLFGKISKENPVWDRRFRLEHAQHVRFEDIPRFTNLGVIASVQPYHCIDDGVWAEKRIGPDRIKYTYPFKSFLDAGVKVCFGTDWFVAPLNPLLGLYAAVTRRTLDNKNPDGWIPEQKISIEDAIKCYTINSAYASFEENIKGSIEVGKLADLIVLSDDILTIDPIKIKDAIVEMTVFDGKIIYKK